In uncultured Bacteroides sp., the following proteins share a genomic window:
- a CDS encoding PG0541 family transporter-associated protein, which produces MKSVLITFDQAFYDSVLAILDRNSCRGFSYVEEVRGRGSKTGDPHYGSHAWPSMCSSIITVVDDDRVDRLLEMLHRLDKSTERLGLRAFVWNIEKSI; this is translated from the coding sequence ATGAAATCAGTCTTAATAACATTTGACCAGGCTTTTTATGATAGCGTATTAGCTATTTTAGATAGAAACAGTTGCCGTGGATTCTCCTATGTTGAAGAAGTCAGAGGCCGGGGAAGTAAAACGGGTGATCCTCATTACGGCAGTCATGCCTGGCCGTCTATGTGTTCTTCCATAATAACAGTTGTTGATGATGACCGTGTAGATCGTCTTCTTGAAATGCTTCATCGTTTAGATAAGTCAACAGAAAGATTGGGGCTTCGTGCTTTTGTCTGGAATATAGAGAAGAGTATCTAA